The Parabacteroides sp. AD58 genome includes a window with the following:
- a CDS encoding capsule assembly Wzi family protein — MSMKSMKGKWIKYIPLLGLCLPVFGQAQEEIAQDATSYRAELFGSLATGDNTPFWMTSNRYGIVPLEGNNAYLKAGVFHQQHFGKGFRWGAGLDLVGVTPRDKHAYIHQLYAEIGYKCIEVSLGSKERYLSLVDPFLSSGDMIYSNNARPIPEMNISIPRFTTVPLTKGWLQFKGNFSVGRSFDSDYLSDRYAGKYTFVEHVLWHQKSVYFQISDTRGDFPLSGTVGVQHIVQWGGTSTNPKIGEQPHSFKDFVRIVLGAKGGGDASLSDQINVLGSHHISFDFGLKYQAKDWSLRGYYQHLCYDKSGMEFKNGTDGLWGLELNISTFPWLKQFVFEYVTTRNQSGPFHYIWFDHDKHPGRGGGGDDYYNNGEYVTGNSYFNRSVGSPLLVSPEYNTDGAPGFQNNRVRDFHFGLKGDFSPHVSYRLLLTAMNTWGTGTAPLLKKRDGISLLADIQYQHPKLKGWQFGGSVGADTGDVFGNSSTGFSLKVSKRGLLKAYK; from the coding sequence ATGAGCATGAAAAGTATGAAAGGAAAATGGATCAAATACATTCCTCTGCTGGGGCTTTGTCTGCCGGTTTTCGGACAAGCCCAAGAGGAAATTGCCCAGGACGCAACCAGTTACCGGGCTGAATTGTTCGGTTCTTTAGCAACGGGCGACAATACCCCATTCTGGATGACGAGCAACCGGTACGGCATTGTTCCGCTGGAAGGGAATAATGCCTATTTAAAAGCCGGCGTATTTCACCAGCAACATTTCGGGAAAGGATTCAGATGGGGAGCCGGACTGGATCTGGTCGGTGTAACACCACGCGACAAACACGCGTATATCCATCAGCTCTATGCTGAAATCGGATATAAATGTATAGAAGTCAGCCTGGGAAGTAAAGAGCGTTATCTTTCTTTAGTAGATCCATTCCTAAGCAGTGGAGATATGATTTACTCGAACAATGCACGTCCGATTCCGGAGATGAACATCAGTATTCCCCGTTTCACGACCGTTCCGCTGACAAAAGGCTGGTTACAGTTTAAAGGGAACTTCAGTGTGGGCCGTTCGTTCGACAGTGATTATTTATCCGACCGCTATGCCGGGAAATACACGTTTGTGGAACACGTCTTATGGCATCAGAAGTCTGTTTACTTCCAGATAAGCGACACCCGCGGAGATTTTCCCCTTTCAGGAACAGTGGGTGTACAGCACATTGTTCAATGGGGCGGAACATCCACCAACCCGAAAATCGGAGAACAACCGCATTCCTTTAAAGACTTTGTTCGGATCGTGTTAGGAGCCAAAGGTGGAGGCGATGCTTCACTCTCGGATCAGATCAATGTTCTCGGGAGTCATCATATTTCTTTTGACTTCGGACTCAAGTATCAGGCTAAAGACTGGAGCCTGCGTGGCTATTACCAGCATTTGTGTTACGATAAATCAGGTATGGAATTCAAGAACGGAACCGACGGACTTTGGGGATTGGAATTAAACATCTCTACATTCCCGTGGTTAAAACAGTTTGTCTTCGAGTACGTCACCACCCGCAACCAAAGCGGACCGTTCCATTACATCTGGTTTGATCACGACAAACATCCTGGTCGAGGTGGCGGTGGCGATGATTATTATAATAACGGAGAGTATGTAACGGGGAATTCTTATTTCAACCGTTCAGTCGGTTCTCCGCTGCTGGTCTCACCCGAATACAATACAGATGGAGCACCCGGTTTTCAGAACAATCGTGTCCGCGACTTCCATTTCGGACTGAAAGGAGATTTTTCACCCCATGTCAGCTATCGTTTGCTGCTGACAGCCATGAATACGTGGGGAACAGGCACAGCGCCTCTACTCAAAAAGAGAGATGGCATTTCTCTTTTAGCCGATATCCAATATCAGCATCCCAAACTAAAAGGATGGCAATTCGGCGGTTCTGTCGGAGCTGATACAGGTGATGTATTTGGCAACTCAAGTACTGGCTTCAGCTTGAAAGTCAGCAAACGCGGATTATTGAAAGCCTACAAATAA
- a CDS encoding alpha/beta hydrolase, with protein MKYAHILFGLLLGLVASTVNAQYRTDMLDDNYQQQTFVMPDDYEGKTVCTLVRKAQPQAGRKAVLYIHGYNDYFFQAQLGDSVIAHGYNFYALDLRKYGRSLLSNQDAFYCKSLKEYFADIDTAIACMQKEGNREIILMGHSTGGLISSYYLKYHPQAPVCGLVLNSPFLDWNFGWFMESILIPSVSFIGKYFPDWIIQGTSGDASYAKSLLKAFKGEWIFDTSLKMPLGYPKKAGWIRAIHTAQQDIQESCAIQCPILLLSSTRSYPETDEWHDEYMSSDIVLSVDDIQKFGKRLGPNVTARQIEGGIHDLILSPKPARDHTYQILFGWLDSIK; from the coding sequence ATGAAATACGCGCATATTCTGTTTGGGCTTCTACTGGGATTGGTGGCGTCAACCGTCAATGCCCAATATCGTACTGATATGCTGGATGACAATTATCAGCAGCAGACTTTTGTAATGCCCGACGACTATGAGGGGAAAACGGTCTGCACGCTTGTCAGGAAAGCCCAGCCACAAGCAGGGCGAAAGGCCGTTCTGTATATCCATGGTTACAACGATTATTTCTTCCAGGCGCAACTGGGCGACAGTGTGATTGCACATGGATATAACTTCTATGCGCTCGACCTTCGCAAATACGGCCGTTCTCTGCTGTCTAACCAGGATGCTTTTTACTGCAAGAGCTTGAAAGAATATTTTGCGGATATAGATACAGCCATAGCCTGTATGCAAAAAGAAGGAAACCGGGAAATTATCCTGATGGGACATTCGACAGGCGGACTGATTTCGTCTTATTATCTGAAGTATCATCCACAAGCTCCTGTCTGCGGACTGGTGTTGAACAGTCCGTTTCTCGACTGGAATTTCGGCTGGTTCATGGAGTCGATCCTCATCCCGTCAGTATCATTCATCGGCAAGTATTTTCCGGACTGGATCATTCAAGGGACCAGTGGCGATGCTTCGTATGCCAAAAGTCTGTTGAAAGCATTCAAGGGTGAATGGATATTCGATACTTCACTAAAGATGCCGTTGGGCTATCCTAAAAAAGCCGGCTGGATAAGGGCCATTCATACAGCGCAGCAAGACATTCAGGAAAGCTGTGCCATCCAATGTCCTATCCTGCTGCTCTCTTCTACCCGGTCGTATCCGGAGACAGATGAATGGCACGATGAGTATATGTCTTCAGACATCGTCCTTTCGGTTGATGATATCCAAAAGTTCGGAAAGCGGCTGGGACCAAACGTAACGGCCAGGCAAATAGAAGGAGGCATTCACGACTTGATCCTGTCACCCAAACCGGCTCGCGACCATACATATCAGATTCTGTTCGGCTGGCTGGATTCGATAAAATAA
- a CDS encoding HU family DNA-binding protein produces MSAEYALFKNPNPNKDDEKTTLHARIVGGTVVDTEHIIEELKEASSFSPGDIKGLLQSLADYLVHHLKQGDEVDLEGIGHFSVSLSCSKKAATPKEIRADDIHFKAVNFRCSKKITQRLKGMELKRRPNTSDNPTYDQKTRLANIQKYLETHDSIMSSQCMGINACSRYTALKDIDELIRAGVIKKIGRQKTAIYILSDSTL; encoded by the coding sequence ATGAGTGCAGAATATGCTTTATTTAAGAATCCGAATCCGAATAAGGACGACGAAAAGACTACGCTCCATGCCAGAATTGTCGGAGGAACAGTGGTCGATACCGAACATATTATTGAAGAGCTGAAAGAGGCCTCGTCTTTCTCGCCGGGAGACATCAAAGGTTTGTTGCAGTCGCTGGCCGATTATCTGGTGCATCATCTGAAACAAGGTGATGAAGTGGATCTGGAAGGTATCGGGCATTTCAGCGTATCACTTTCTTGTTCGAAAAAAGCCGCAACCCCTAAAGAAATCCGGGCTGATGACATTCACTTCAAGGCTGTCAATTTCAGATGTTCCAAGAAAATAACCCAACGGTTAAAAGGAATGGAACTGAAACGCCGCCCGAATACCTCCGACAATCCGACTTACGACCAGAAAACCCGCTTAGCTAATATCCAAAAGTACCTGGAAACGCATGATTCCATCATGAGTTCACAGTGCATGGGTATCAATGCCTGCAGCCGCTACACGGCACTCAAAGACATAGATGAGCTGATCCGTGCGGGTGTCATCAAAAAAATTGGCCGGCAGAAAACGGCTATTTACATTTTATCCGACTCTACTTTATGA
- the araJ gene encoding MFS transporter AraJ encodes MKKSLIALAFGTLALGIAEFTMMGILPYVASDFGISIAKAGHFISAYALGVCCGAPVLILARKRPLKQILMALVTLIIVGNLCASLAPNYWILMLGRFVSGLPHGAYFGVASIVASKLADKGKSSEAVSIMIAGMTVANLFGVPLGTSLSHMLSWRVTFLLVAFWGVIVLYYIGRWVPFVEGLQDTGFKGQFRFLRKPAPWILLGATALGNGGVFCWYSYISPLLTHVSGFSDSSISALMVLAGFGMVAGNLISGRMSDRYTPGRVTMFVQAGICLTLLAIFFLASNPWMSVLLMILCTAGLFAVSSPEQLLIIRVAPGGEMLGGACVQMAFNLGNAVGAYAGGLVVTHDYRYTALVGIPFALIGFILAFIFYKRYQMKYEV; translated from the coding sequence ATGAAAAAGAGTCTTATCGCTTTGGCTTTTGGTACATTGGCCCTGGGTATAGCCGAATTTACGATGATGGGAATACTTCCTTACGTTGCTTCTGATTTCGGGATAAGCATTGCGAAAGCCGGACATTTTATATCTGCATACGCTTTAGGTGTTTGTTGTGGAGCTCCGGTTTTAATCTTAGCTCGGAAAAGACCACTCAAACAGATTTTGATGGCCTTGGTGACGCTGATTATCGTCGGAAATCTGTGTGCTTCGCTGGCTCCTAATTATTGGATTCTGATGTTAGGACGTTTTGTTTCCGGCTTACCTCATGGCGCTTATTTTGGAGTGGCTTCGATTGTTGCCTCGAAGTTGGCAGACAAAGGAAAGAGTTCGGAAGCTGTTTCCATTATGATTGCGGGAATGACTGTTGCCAATTTGTTTGGCGTGCCGTTGGGAACTTCATTGAGCCATATGCTTTCGTGGCGTGTAACCTTTTTGTTGGTGGCCTTTTGGGGTGTAATCGTTCTCTATTATATCGGTCGTTGGGTCCCTTTTGTAGAAGGTTTGCAGGATACGGGCTTTAAGGGGCAATTCCGCTTTCTCCGCAAGCCAGCTCCGTGGATTCTCTTGGGAGCAACGGCTTTAGGCAACGGCGGTGTTTTTTGCTGGTATAGTTATATTAGTCCGTTACTAACTCATGTTTCCGGTTTTTCGGATAGTAGCATTTCGGCATTAATGGTTTTGGCCGGTTTTGGTATGGTAGCTGGAAATCTGATCAGCGGACGTATGTCAGACCGTTATACTCCTGGTCGCGTGACAATGTTTGTGCAGGCTGGGATTTGTCTGACTTTGCTGGCTATTTTCTTCTTAGCGTCCAACCCTTGGATGTCTGTATTGTTGATGATCCTGTGTACGGCTGGTCTGTTTGCTGTATCAAGTCCGGAGCAATTACTGATTATCCGGGTCGCTCCTGGCGGAGAAATGTTGGGTGGAGCGTGCGTCCAGATGGCATTTAATTTAGGAAATGCGGTTGGAGCCTATGCCGGAGGTTTGGTTGTTACACATGACTATCGATATACAGCGTTGGTTGGTATTCCATTTGCTTTGATTGGTTTTATCTTGGCCTTTATCTTTTATAAGCGGTATCAGATGAAGTATGAGGTGTAA